Proteins encoded within one genomic window of Glycine soja cultivar W05 chromosome 1, ASM419377v2, whole genome shotgun sequence:
- the LOC114409461 gene encoding cyclin-D4-1-like, with translation MAHNSDSATSNLLLCSENSSTCFDDDLECCDAADGSNSRISHQFWDHHEGGGGGGSELLACFVAQSEETVRAMVEREREHLPRDDYLMRLRSGELDLGVRREAIDWICKAHSYFGFGPLSFCLAVNYLDRFLSVFDLPRGVTWTVQLLAVACLSIAAKMEEIKVPQSVDLQVGEPKFVFEARTIQKMELLVLSTLGWKMCAITPCSFIDYFLGKITCEQHPAKSSISISVQLILGIIMGIDYLEFRPSEIAAAVAVSVLKELQAIEIDKAIIDLLVVEKWRVLKCVELIRDLSLINVAASLGSKVPYVPQSPIGVLDAGCLSYKSDELTVGSCPNSSHNISNPNPTKRSKPDGPSNGTSNS, from the exons ATGGCTCACAACTCAGACAGTGCCACCTCCAACCTTCTTCTCTGTTCGGAGAACAGCAGCACCTGCTTCGATGATGATTTGGAATGTTGTGATGCCGCAGATGGGTCCAACTCCAGAATCTCGCATCAGTTCTGGGACCACCAtgagggtggtggtggtggtggatcgGAGTTGTTGGCGTGTTTTGTGGCGCAGAGTGAGGAAACTGTGAGGGCTATGgtggagagagagagggagcaTTTGCCGAGGGATGATTACTTGATGAGGCTGAGGAGTGGGGAGTTGGACTTGGGTGTTAGGAGGGAGGCTATTGATTGGATTTGTAAG GCTCATTCTTATTTTGGCTTTGGACCCTTGAGTTTTTGTTTAGCTGTGAACTACTTGGACCGCTTCCTATCGGTTTTTGATTTACCG AGAGGTGTGACTTGGACTGTGCAATTGTTAGCTGTAGCTTGCTTGTCGATTGCGGCTAAAATGGAGGAGATCAAAGTGCCTCAATCCGTAGATTTACAG GTTGGGGAACCAAAGTTTGTGTTTGAAGCTAGAACCATTCAAAAAATGGAACTACTTGTATTAAGCACATTGGGATGGAAAATGTGCGCTATAACTCCTTGTTCCTTCATAGACTACTTCCTTGGCAAGATCACTTGCGAGCAGCATCCAGcaaaatcatccatttcaataTCAGTGCAGCTCATCCTTGGCATAATCATGG GTATTGACTACTTGGAATTCCGGCCTTCTGAAATTGCTGCCGCGGTGGCTGTTTctgttttaaaggaattgcaaGCGATAGAAATTGATAAGGCCATAATTGATCTCTTAGTAGTAGAGAAG TGGAGAGTTCTGAAGTGTGTTGAATTGATAAGAGATTTGTCCTTGATCAATGTTGCTGCTAGTTTAGGCAGCAAGGTACCATATGTGCCCCAAAGTCCAATTGGGGTGCTGGATGCTGGGTGCTTAAGTTATAAGAGTGATGAATTAACTGTTGGATCATGTCCAAATTCTTCACATAATATTTCAAATCCAAACCCTACTAAGAGGAGCAAACCAGATGGACCTTCTAATGGAACCTCCAATTCATGA
- the LOC114409468 gene encoding ATP-dependent 6-phosphofructokinase 5, chloroplastic-like, translating to MPQTTTFVFDSSLSANPCFLMGSMSHMITLHGLTASSTRCSYAFNDSNSRFKALAVPTRVASVFAKVKSKSSTSSESNNSAIDFSDPDWKTKFKDDFEDRFRLPHVTDIFPDAVSMPSTFSPNMRNPTTSDFPGNYPLDEDWHGYINDNDRVLLKTIYYSSPTSAGAECIDPGCNWVEQWVHRAGPREKIYFHPEEVKAAIVTCGGLCPGLNDVIRQIVITLEIYGVTKIVGIPFGYRGFSDKELTEVPLSRKVVQNIHLSGGSLLGVSRGGPGVSEIVDNLKERGINMLFVLGGNGTHAGANAIHNECCKRRLKVSVIGVPKTIDNDILLMDKTFGFDTAVEEAQRAINSAYIEAHSAYHGIGIVKLMGRDSGFIAMHATLASGQIDICLIPEVPFNLHGPRGVLSYLKYLIETKGSAVVCVAERAGQNLLQKTNATDNSGNTVFRDIGVYTQQETKKYFKEIGVHADVKYIDPTYMIRACRANASDGILCTVLGQNAVHGAFAGFSGITVGSCNTHYAYFPIPEVISHPKLVDPNSRMWHRCLTSTGQPDFI from the exons ATGCCACAAACAACAACTTTTGTATTTGATTCATCACTCTCCGCAAACCCCTGTTTTTTGATGGGTAGCATGTCGCATATGATCACTCTTCATGGCCTAACAGCTTCTTCAACCCGTTGCTCCTACGCCTTTAATGACTCCAATTCTCGTTTCAAGGCATTGGCAGTTCCTACCAGAGTGGCTAGCGTCTTTGCCAAGGTTAAGAGTAAAAGTTCAACTTCCTCCGAGTCCAACAACTCCGCAATTGATTTCAGCGACCCTGATTGGAAAACCAAGTTCAAGGACGACTTTGAAGACCGTTTCAGACTCCCCCATGTCACTGATATCTTTCCGGATGCAGTTTCTATGCCCTCTACGTTCTCTCCCAACATGAG AAATCCTACGACTAGTGACTTTCCTGGTAATTATCCTTTGGATGAGGATTGGCATGGATATATTAATGACAATGACAGAGTGCTTCTTAAG ACAATATACTACTCATCACCTACATCTGCTGGCGCTGAGTGCATTGATCCTGGTTGTAATTGGGTGGAACAatg ggTTCATCGAGCTGGACCTCGGGAAAAGATATACTTTCATCCGGAAGAAGTAAAGGCTGCAATTGTTACTTGTGGGGGGCTCTGCCCTGGTCTTAATGATGTCATCAGACAA ATTGTAATCACACTCGAAATATATGGTGTAACAAAGATTGTGGGTATTCCTTTTGGTTATCGTGGATTTTCAGACAAAGAGCTGACAGAAGTTCCA CTGTCAAGGAAAGTGGTTCAGAATATTCATCTTTCAGGTGGAAGCCTATTAGGAGTTTCACGTGGAGGACCTGGAGTCAGTGAAATTGTGGACAATTTGAAG GAAAGAGGGATCAACATGCTCTTTGTGTTGGGTGGAAATGGCACACATGCTGGTGCAAATGCAATTCACAATGAG TGCTGTAAAAGACGGCTTAAGGTATCTGTAATTGGAGTGCCTAAAACTATAGACAATGATATTCTATTGATGGACAAAACTTTTGGCTTCGATACTGCGGTTGAGGAAGCACAAAGAGCAATAAATTCGGCATACATTGAG GCACATAGTGCATATCATGGAATTGGTATTGTGAAATTGATGGGCCGTGACAGTGGATTCATAGCAATGCATGCTACCTTAGCTAGTGGACAGATTGACATATGTCTGATTCCTGAg GTTCCTTTCAATTTACATGGACCTCGTGGAGTGTTGAGTTATCTCAAGTACCTTATAGAAACAAAAGGATCAGCTGTAGTCTGTGTGGCAGAGAGAGCTGGACAG AATTTGCTTCAAAAAACTAATGCTACTGATAATTCTGGAAACACTGTATTTCGAGATATTGGTGTATATACCCAACAAGAg ACGAAAAAATACTTCAAGGAAATTGGTGTTCATGCTGACGTTAAATATATCGATCCAACGTACATGATCCGTGCATGTCGAGCAAATGCTTCTGATGGAATTTTATGCACTGTACTTGGACAAAATGCT GTTCATGGTGCATTTGCTGGATTTAGTGGCATTACAGTAGGCTCTTGTAACACACACTATGCTTACTTTCCCATCCCCGAAGTGATATCTCATCCCAAATTAGTGGACCCTAACAGTAGAATGTGGCATCGTTGCTTAACTTCAACAGGCCAACCCGATTTCATTTGA
- the LOC114400293 gene encoding uncharacterized protein LOC114400293, translated as MGHEGEYTEADILDLSAENCQDLEFDSSTWLSSTLDSQKQKTENGKRDCHYVKNNWNILAVPISAEELKIRSELGMQIERDLEEEIKEGIYHLALRLHRIYQQKKERSAKEACELYNKQARAVSEVNISIRMEGATKVEIKEINKEAAEKDSRNSRPQNVKEVKKVDWVKTLRAGSSPVCATRSSCVSSKNKNKKLGTDPNVFSNWKIHGGRGKNAGSTELVKQNASVDKKILQLVWKV; from the exons ATGGGTCATGAAGGAGAATACACCGAGGCAGATATCCTAG ATTTATCAGCAGAGAATTGCCAAGATTTGGAATTTGACAGCAGTACTTGGCTCAGTTCAACGCTGGACTCACAAAAA CAGAAAACTGAAAACGGTAAACGGGACTGCCATTACGTGAAGAACAATTGGAACATCCTCGCAGTTCCTATTTCGGCAGAGGAGCTGAAGATACGAAGTGAGCTAGGAATGCAGATTGAGAGGGACTTAGAAGAAGAGATCAAGGAGGGTATATACCACCTTGCTCTTCGGTTGCACCGGATTTACCagcagaagaaggaaagaagtgCAAAAGAAGCATGTGAACTCTACAATAAACAAGCTAGGGCAGTTTCTGAAGTGAACATAAGCATAAGAATGGAAGGAGCAACTAAAGTTGAAATTAAAGAGATCAACAAAGAAGCAGCTGAAAAGGATTCACGGAATTCTAGACCACAAAATGTGAAGGAAGTGAAGAAGGTTGATTGGGTGAAGACCCTCAGAGCAGGTTCAAGCCCTGTTTGTGCTACAAGATCATCATGTGTCAGCTCaaagaataagaataaaaagttaGGCACTGACCCTAATGTTTTCTCCAACTGGAAAATTCATGGTGGGAGGGGAAAGAATGCTGGTTCTACCGAGCTAGTAAAACAGAATGCAAGTGTGGACAAGAAGATACTTCAATTGGTGtggaaggtttga